One region of Astyanax mexicanus isolate ESR-SI-001 chromosome 15, AstMex3_surface, whole genome shotgun sequence genomic DNA includes:
- the hs3st3l gene encoding heparan sulfate (glucosamine) 3-O-sulfotransferase 3-like: MASAHSPAPDLRRLAQKVVAMLCVGLACACLLHLIAGRCEAGAGERALPLRRTGLQDRNSSSSAAEEEERAEAGVSEISSGREWTASRRLPHALIVGVKKGGTRALLEFLRLHPDIRALGSEPHFFDRHYGRGLTWYRSMMPKALDGQIVMEKTPRYFVTPETPARIHAMSRDVKLIVVVRDPITRAISDYTQIVSKTPGVPSFESLTFKNRTTGQIDSLWSPLYIGLYARHLERWLAYFPLSQIHFVHGERLISDPAGELGRVQDFLGLQRIVTDKHFYFNKTKGFPCLKKPEGSSKPHCLGKTKGRTHVRVDPDVIQKLREFYHPHNLKFYQMAGMDFGWQ; the protein is encoded by the exons ATGGCGAGCGCTCACAGCCCCGCGCCGGACCTGAGGAGACTCGCTCAGAAAGTTGTTGCGATGCTGTGCGTCGGGCTGGCCTGCGCCTGCCTGCTGCACCTGATAGCGGGGCGCTGCGAGGCGGGAGCCGGGGAGAGAGCCCTGCCGCTCAGGAGGACGGGGCTCCAggacagaaacagcagcagcagcgcggcggaggaggaggagagagcgGAGGCTGGGGTCAGTGAGATCAGCTCGGGCAGGGAGTGGACGGCCAGCCGCAGACTCCCCCACGCTCTGATCGTGGGAGTGAAAAAGGGAGGAACCAGAGCGCTGCTGGAGTTCCTCAGACTGCACCCGGACATCCGAGCCCTGGGCTCAGAACCGCACTTCTTTGACAGACACTACGGCCGAGGACTCACCTGGTACag GAGCATGATGCCCAAAGCCCTGGATGGACAGATAGTGATGGAGAAGACGCCACGATACTTTGTGACTCCAGAGACTCCGGCACGCATCCATGCCATGTCCCGAGACGTGAAGCTGATTGTGGTGGTGCGGGATCCTATCACCCGGGCCATCTCTGACTACACACAGATTGTCTCAAAGACGCCAGGCGTGCCCAGTTTTGAGAGCCTGACCTTTAAGAACCGAACAACGGGCCAGATCGACTCTCTCTGGAGCCCTCTGTATATCGGCCTGTACGCCAGGCACCTAGAGCGCTGGCTGGCCTACTTCCCTCTCTCGCAGATCCATTTTGTCCACGGTGAGCGGCTCATCAGTGACCCGGCCGGAGAGCTGGGCCGCGTGCAGGACTTCTTGGGCCTCCAGCGCATCGTCACGGACAAGCACTTCTATTTTAACAAGACTAAGGGCTTCCCTTGCCTCAAGAAGCCCGAGGGCAGTAGCAAACCCCACTGCCTGGGCAAGACCAAAGGCCGGACCCACGTCCGCGTCGACCCTGATGTCATTCAGAAACTGAGAGAGTTCTACCACCCCCATAATCTGAAGTTCTACCAAATGGCTGGCATGGACTTTGGATGGCAATAA